The following coding sequences are from one Lipingzhangella halophila window:
- a CDS encoding TetR/AcrR family transcriptional regulator yields MTASRPDSGQVRRQERGRRRMAQILDAAEDTIAEVGFEEATTNAIAARAGVSPGSLYQFFRNKDEILDGIVERYTTTSQEFWDHQLSGEGARMELAAFLDRVLGALAAFKTERPAFWVLFHGSAASPKLAVVAEQIRAGIGDRLREVFRQRAPEVSEERLELLAAITISTVRGVLPMVLNAPPERRAALLAETKALLLGYLGPALEGEERGGNERATGKVPR; encoded by the coding sequence ATGACGGCCAGCCGGCCGGACTCGGGTCAGGTGCGCAGGCAGGAGCGCGGGCGCCGCCGCATGGCGCAGATCCTGGACGCGGCTGAGGACACCATCGCCGAGGTGGGGTTCGAGGAGGCGACCACGAACGCCATCGCCGCGCGCGCCGGCGTCTCACCCGGGTCGCTGTACCAGTTCTTCCGGAACAAGGACGAGATCCTGGACGGCATCGTCGAGCGCTATACCACGACCTCGCAGGAGTTCTGGGACCACCAACTCAGCGGGGAGGGGGCCCGGATGGAGCTGGCCGCCTTCCTTGACCGGGTCCTGGGTGCCCTCGCCGCGTTCAAGACCGAGCGCCCGGCGTTCTGGGTGCTGTTCCACGGTTCGGCGGCCTCGCCGAAGCTGGCCGTGGTGGCGGAGCAGATCCGCGCGGGCATTGGCGACCGCCTCCGCGAGGTGTTCCGGCAACGGGCCCCTGAGGTGAGCGAGGAGCGGCTGGAACTGCTGGCGGCCATCACCATCTCCACCGTGCGGGGTGTCCTCCCGATGGTCCTGAACGCCCCGCCGGAGCGGCGGGCCGCCCTCCTCGCCGAGACAAAGGCACTCCTGCTCGGGTACCTGGGACCGGCGCTGGAAGGCGAGGAGCGCGGCGGGAACGAGCGAGCGACCGGAAAGGTGCCGCGGTGA
- a CDS encoding MMPL family transporter, with protein sequence MGRFTARRPWTVLIAGLLTLAFCAAVGVPTAASLVLSRFEAQGSESAGVAESLETGFDTGSSNITIVVTAKDGTVDDPEMVAAGTDLTAEIAGQAGVLDAYSYWTHDSTPTMRSDDSTQAVILARAPGDADQVRREVLPEFLDEFTRDTDSYRTQIGGGEAVFLDASNEATADFVRAEMIIFPTVLVLLLLVVRNVALAIAPVVVGLFTMAGTLALLRPVTWFLELSTFALNITLVMGLALGVDYCLFLIYRFREELRAGHPVPEAVERCVAVAGRTVIVSGVTVAASMSVLLALPFDFLRSFAYAGIAVVTAGVTGTVVFLPAVLALLGTRAGRRLWGRGTGTGDRGFWSTTAMWVMRRPVVCGVAVTLVLLAIAAPALGLRFGLPDERTLPESAPSRQAQEQISANFTAEEMDALQVLATGDRPADEEIDAHAAALSRIGGVARVDAPTGAYTDGTRVEEPGSYADRFESGAGVWLSVVPATERLDSDPFGLVEEVRATDAAYPVEVGGYPADLVDYRDSLQERLPVLLALVLGVTFVILFLLTGSVLIPAKATVLNLLSLGVMFGVLVWGFQEGNLAGLLGFTPPGSLELSFPILMFCIAYGLSMDYEVFMLARITEEFERTGDTAQATAVGLQRSGPLITAAGVILAASFAAYATSGVTWLQMLGVGLAVAILVDATLIRALLMPSFMRVAGSANWWAPAPLRRLHNRIGIHH encoded by the coding sequence TTGGGACGCTTCACCGCCCGCCGCCCGTGGACGGTCCTCATCGCCGGACTTCTGACCTTGGCGTTCTGCGCCGCCGTGGGCGTTCCCACGGCCGCTTCCCTGGTCCTGTCCCGGTTCGAAGCTCAGGGCTCGGAGTCGGCCGGGGTCGCCGAGTCGCTGGAAACCGGGTTCGACACCGGAAGCAGCAACATCACGATCGTCGTCACCGCCAAGGACGGCACCGTCGACGACCCGGAGATGGTGGCGGCCGGTACCGACCTCACCGCCGAGATCGCCGGGCAAGCCGGGGTCCTCGACGCGTACTCCTACTGGACGCACGACTCCACTCCCACCATGCGCAGCGACGACAGCACACAGGCGGTCATCCTGGCACGCGCACCGGGCGACGCCGACCAGGTGCGCCGCGAGGTACTGCCCGAGTTCCTGGATGAGTTCACCCGCGACACCGATAGCTACCGCACCCAGATCGGCGGCGGCGAGGCCGTGTTCCTCGACGCCAGCAACGAGGCCACCGCGGACTTCGTACGCGCGGAGATGATCATCTTCCCCACGGTCCTGGTGCTGCTCCTGCTCGTCGTGCGCAACGTGGCGCTGGCCATCGCCCCCGTGGTGGTCGGCCTGTTCACCATGGCTGGCACGCTCGCTCTGCTGCGCCCGGTCACCTGGTTCCTCGAGTTGTCGACCTTCGCTCTCAACATCACCCTGGTCATGGGCTTAGCTCTCGGGGTGGACTACTGCCTGTTCCTCATCTACCGCTTCCGGGAGGAACTACGCGCTGGCCACCCCGTTCCCGAAGCCGTTGAGCGCTGCGTCGCGGTCGCCGGCCGGACGGTCATCGTCAGTGGTGTCACCGTCGCGGCGTCGATGTCCGTGCTGCTGGCCCTACCGTTCGACTTCCTGCGTTCCTTCGCCTACGCCGGCATCGCGGTGGTGACCGCCGGTGTCACTGGCACGGTGGTCTTCCTGCCCGCCGTTCTCGCGCTCCTGGGAACGCGGGCGGGCCGCCGGCTGTGGGGACGCGGCACCGGCACCGGCGACCGCGGGTTCTGGAGCACGACCGCCATGTGGGTGATGCGCCGCCCCGTCGTCTGCGGTGTGGCGGTCACCTTGGTGCTGCTGGCCATCGCCGCCCCCGCGCTCGGACTGCGGTTCGGGCTGCCCGACGAGCGAACGCTTCCCGAGAGCGCGCCATCCCGCCAGGCGCAGGAGCAGATCAGCGCGAACTTCACCGCCGAGGAGATGGACGCGCTTCAGGTACTGGCGACCGGCGACCGGCCGGCCGACGAGGAGATCGACGCGCACGCCGCCGCTCTCTCGCGGATCGGCGGCGTCGCGCGCGTCGACGCGCCCACCGGGGCCTACACGGACGGCACGCGCGTCGAAGAGCCCGGCAGTTACGCCGACCGGTTCGAGAGCGGAGCGGGGGTGTGGCTGTCCGTGGTTCCCGCGACCGAGCGCCTGGACAGCGACCCCTTTGGCCTGGTGGAGGAGGTCCGCGCGACCGACGCGGCATACCCCGTCGAGGTGGGCGGCTATCCCGCCGACCTGGTGGACTACCGCGACTCCCTGCAGGAGCGCCTGCCCGTCCTGCTCGCCCTGGTGCTCGGGGTGACCTTCGTGATCCTGTTCCTGCTCACCGGCAGCGTGCTGATCCCGGCCAAGGCAACGGTGCTGAACCTGCTCAGCCTCGGCGTGATGTTCGGCGTGCTGGTGTGGGGCTTCCAGGAGGGCAACCTGGCCGGCCTGCTCGGGTTCACCCCGCCCGGCTCACTGGAACTGAGCTTCCCGATCCTGATGTTCTGTATCGCCTACGGGCTGTCCATGGACTACGAGGTGTTCATGCTCGCCCGTATCACGGAGGAGTTCGAGCGCACCGGCGACACCGCCCAGGCGACCGCGGTCGGACTGCAGCGCAGCGGGCCGCTGATCACGGCGGCCGGGGTGATCCTGGCAGCGTCGTTCGCCGCCTACGCGACATCCGGGGTGACGTGGCTTCAGATGCTCGGAGTTGGGCTGGCCGTGGCGATCCTGGTGGACGCGACGCTGATCCGGGCGCTACTGATGCCGTCGTTCATGCGCGTGGCCGGATCCGCGAACTGGTGGGCGCCGGCCCCCTTGCGGCGGCTGCACAACCGCATCGGCATTCACCACTGA
- a CDS encoding PadR family transcriptional regulator yields the protein MATKSTSDHGAESDELRVGILLLLAEEPYSGYEMINEAVERSGGNWRLSSAKIHPMLDRLTDEGLVRLSEVVGGGRQRPYELTPNGRSLVEANLDQMVPPWLAYVPQQPAEPPEQAPQHPAPQVQQPTQFANQGGNTNAQFQLRPGANAQFQQVEAQFSSAVNQVMQVGTEQQLERAQELLMESTRGLYRILAEDDQGTRAQ from the coding sequence ATGGCAACGAAATCGACCAGCGATCACGGCGCAGAGAGCGACGAGCTGCGCGTGGGCATCCTGCTGCTGCTCGCTGAGGAACCGTACAGCGGTTACGAGATGATCAACGAGGCTGTGGAGCGCAGTGGCGGCAACTGGCGCCTCTCGTCAGCCAAGATCCATCCGATGCTCGACCGCCTGACCGACGAGGGCCTGGTCCGGCTGTCGGAGGTGGTCGGGGGAGGGCGGCAGCGCCCGTACGAACTCACCCCCAATGGCCGCTCTCTGGTCGAGGCCAACCTTGACCAGATGGTCCCACCGTGGCTGGCGTATGTTCCGCAGCAGCCCGCCGAGCCGCCGGAGCAGGCGCCGCAGCACCCCGCCCCGCAGGTGCAGCAGCCCACCCAGTTCGCGAACCAGGGGGGCAACACCAACGCGCAGTTCCAGCTCCGGCCCGGGGCCAACGCGCAGTTCCAGCAGGTCGAGGCGCAGTTCTCGTCCGCCGTGAACCAGGTGATGCAGGTGGGCACGGAGCAGCAGTTGGAACGTGCCCAGGAGCTCCTGATGGAGAGCACGCGCGGGCTGTACCGGATCCTCGCCGAGGACGACCAGGGAACGCGCGCGCAGTGA
- a CDS encoding class I SAM-dependent methyltransferase, producing MRAQPWDAELYDTRHSFVTGYGAELLTLLDAHPGERVLDAGCGTGEHVAELCAQGVDAVGVDASPDMVRRARERFPDLGVSVADLRDPAQTPEPTGYDGVFSNAVLHWIPEAGRAAATLFAALRPGGRLVAELGGSGNIAAIDTEARRLRAGLSLADPASPWYFPTVAGYTAVLERAGFDVTGAWLFDRPTRLDGADGLRSWVRMFAGHLLAGVPDTDAFLVELDGRLRSSLYRDGAWWADYRRLRVTATRPEAG from the coding sequence ATGCGAGCACAGCCATGGGACGCCGAGCTCTACGACACCCGCCACTCGTTCGTCACGGGGTACGGCGCCGAGCTGCTGACGCTGCTCGACGCGCACCCGGGTGAGCGTGTCCTCGACGCCGGCTGCGGCACCGGAGAGCACGTGGCCGAGCTGTGTGCCCAGGGAGTCGACGCCGTCGGCGTGGACGCCAGCCCCGACATGGTGCGGCGGGCGCGGGAGCGCTTCCCCGACCTTGGTGTCTCGGTCGCCGACCTCCGCGATCCGGCCCAGACACCCGAGCCCACGGGGTACGACGGCGTGTTCAGCAACGCTGTGCTGCACTGGATCCCCGAAGCCGGGCGGGCCGCCGCCACGCTGTTCGCGGCGCTGCGTCCGGGCGGGCGGCTCGTCGCCGAGCTGGGCGGGTCCGGCAACATCGCCGCGATCGACACCGAGGCCCGCCGGCTGCGCGCCGGGTTGAGCCTGGCCGATCCGGCGTCGCCGTGGTACTTCCCCACGGTCGCCGGCTACACGGCGGTCCTGGAGCGGGCCGGGTTCGATGTCACAGGGGCGTGGTTGTTCGACCGCCCCACCCGGCTCGACGGTGCGGACGGTCTGCGTAGCTGGGTCCGGATGTTCGCCGGTCACCTGCTCGCGGGGGTGCCCGACACCGACGCGTTCCTCGTCGAGCTGGACGGCCGGTTGCGGTCATCGTTGTACCGCGATGGCGCGTGGTGGGCGGACTACCGGCGGCTGCGTGTGACCGCCACTCGGCCGGAGGCCGGATGA
- a CDS encoding maleylpyruvate isomerase family mycothiol-dependent enzyme has protein sequence MTNLETPPASTLTWMHDGTERLTGLLATVDDAELDAPSLLPGWSRRHVLAHIEANARALGRLLHWARTGEETPMYPSREARDAEIEQDAGLSPRELRALVHDSAAELSSDLQTFPDERWASKIEARGRAIPASTIPWMRAVELWVHMADLDCGVTFADFPADLVDALLADVAETLTERGQDPALVLRPEDREREWLAGAGTASAVAVTGRASGLAAWVTGRGDSGARPVEEGTALPTLDAWR, from the coding sequence ATGACCAACCTGGAGACCCCACCAGCCAGCACGCTGACGTGGATGCACGACGGCACTGAGCGCCTCACCGGACTGCTCGCCACCGTCGACGACGCCGAACTGGACGCCCCCAGCCTGCTTCCCGGGTGGTCCCGCCGCCACGTTCTCGCCCACATCGAGGCGAACGCGCGCGCGTTGGGGCGCCTGCTGCACTGGGCGCGCACCGGCGAGGAGACCCCGATGTACCCGAGCCGCGAGGCCCGCGACGCGGAGATCGAGCAGGACGCGGGCCTGTCTCCTCGGGAGTTGCGCGCGCTTGTCCACGACAGCGCGGCGGAACTGTCAAGTGACCTGCAGACGTTTCCCGACGAGCGATGGGCCTCGAAAATCGAGGCGCGGGGACGCGCCATTCCCGCGAGCACGATCCCCTGGATGCGCGCCGTGGAGCTGTGGGTACACATGGCCGACCTGGACTGCGGCGTGACCTTCGCGGACTTCCCGGCCGACCTCGTCGACGCGCTCCTCGCCGACGTCGCGGAGACGTTGACGGAACGCGGCCAGGACCCCGCCCTCGTGCTACGGCCGGAGGACCGCGAACGCGAGTGGCTGGCCGGCGCTGGCACCGCCTCGGCCGTCGCGGTGACCGGCCGCGCCTCGGGCCTCGCGGCGTGGGTCACCGGCCGCGGAGACAGCGGGGCGCGACCCGTCGAGGAGGGGACGGCGCTGCCCACGCTCGACGCCTGGCGTTGA